Within Staphylococcus sp. NRL 16/872, the genomic segment TTGTCCATATGTAGCAAATCCAACTACTTTCTTATCTCGTTCATAAACAAAGATAGGCTCATTTGCGAGTATTTTAGTTTCAAACCAACTTTCACGTTCTTGCAACGTTTGTGCCTCATAAGTATAAACTGCCGTTGTATTTAAGATAGCCTCATTATAAATATCTAGTATAGCTTCTAAATCTTGTCTTTTAGCATTTCTAATCAAGTCTTCACCTACTTTAGTATTTTTCATTATTTTAAAAGGTTGAACCTATATAGAGCAAATGTTTGTGATAAAACCTTACAATTAAACTGAAAAAATTAAATTAAAATAGTGGTTTAAAAGTGATATACTATGAGCAAATAGCGACAAGTTTAAAGGAGTACCTACACAATGAAGAATTGGACAAGCCATTTGATGACTATTATAGGTATCATCTTAATTCTAGTGGCAGCATATTTATTTGCCAAACCACATATAGACAATTATCTACATGAAAAAGATAATGATAATAAAATTGAGCAATATGATAACAATGATAAAAAAGAAGCAACCCAAAAAGAAACGCCGACTATTCCTAAAGATAAATCAAAAATGGCAGGTTACATAACTATTCCAGATGCAGAAATTAAAGAACCAGTCTATCCTGGACCAGCAACGCCAGAACAATTAAATCGTGGCGTAAGTTTTGCGGAAGAAAATGAAAAATTAGACGATCAAAATATTTCAATAGCTGGCCACACCTTTATTGATCGTCCACATTATCAATTCACTAACTTAAAAGCTGCTAAAAAAGGAAGCAAAGTCTACTTTAAAGTGGGTAATGAAACGCGTAAGTATAAAATGACAAGTATCCGTGACGTGAACCCAGATGAAGTCAAAGTCTTAGATGAACATAAAGGTGAAACCAATCAATTAACATTAATCACTTGCGATGACTATAACGAACAAACAGGCATATGGGAAAAACGTAAAATCTTCGTAGCAAAACAAATTAACTAAAAAACTTCAATTAGAGAGGGCAACCCCATCTTCTCTAATTGAAGTTTTTTCGTATTAAGAAACAAGGAAATTAAATAGTATAATTTTATTAATAATATGCATTTAATATAGTATTGTTATAAATATAAAATAATGCTATTATTAAATGAGATTTACCATTCAGAATTTACACCAAGGAAGTGACATCATTGAAAGAAAAATCTAACAATAAAATAGGTCCGTTTCTAAATAGACATAATAATTATTCTATTAGAAAATTTACTATTGGTACGGCTTCGATTCTCGTAGGGACTACTTTAATTTTTGGTTTGAGTAATGAAGCGCAAGCCCAAAGTAATGATGGAAGTAAACAAGCTATTGAACAATCCTCTGATGAACAAGCGATTGCACCACCTCAGACAAACGAATCCCAAAATAACACGGAAGTTAAAAAAATTGAACAAAAACCAAACGTAGATGAAGAATCAGTCAATGCATCTTCTACTACAAAAGAAACCCAAGATAATAAAGTAGATAAAACAAAAATAAATGATAATAACGAAGTTTCGGATGAACATAAAGAAGTTGAAAAATCTGATAATTCTAAAAAAGAAGATGTTAAAGTAGAAAAAGTTGATAATAAAGAGAAAGTTAAACAAGAAGAAAGTAAAGATTCTTCAAATTCAACAAAAGAAACTAAAAAAGATTTACACTATCAAGACAATACTAGAGAAAGAGCAGCTAGTTTAGAAGCAACTTATCCTAGTGGCGACGTAGAAGTAGATACTTCGGCTATTCCAGAAGCACCACAAGAGTTTATAACTCAATACAACAAATCTACTAATCGTGAAAAATTGATACATGATTTACTAACTGATTCATATGATGAAGCAGATGTTGCAGAAATACTAAAACGTGTAAATATCAATCTTAATAATACAACTGCACAAGAAGCATTTAAAGCAATTATGTCAGCAGGAATTAAATATGCGAATGAACAAACATCTCGTTACAGCGTCTATGCCGTAACTCCAAGTAGTTCAAATAAAATAAACAACCAAAATGTTAATTCAGTAGCTGATTTAAAAAGAATAGTTGGCGTTAACCCACAAAATGGTCTAACTATTACAGGTAGAGGTCATACAGCAGTAGATCAAGCCCCGGTTAATTATACTTTACATGCACAACCTAATCGCCGAAATAATACTATGGATTTCACTGTAACGTGGAAAGTCGATCCTTCAGCATCCGAACATGCTCATATGGCAGAATTAGCAGGATTTAATTTCGGTTCTGGATATAATGTCCCTAGTACTATAACTGGTTCTTACACTACAACTGGTGGACGCACTATATCAAATAATATGAATATGGTTACACAAGGACGCTTTAATTACCCTAAAGGCTATGTATTTACTTCAAGACTTCAAATAACAAGACTATTCGTAAATAATGGTGGACGTATTGAGTATCGATTTAGCCTTCCGGTTCGAAATTGGAATGGAGACTTAGGTTTCAATGGATATGTTGACATGTTTACTGATGGAGAGGAAAATCCTACTTCTCAATTTAATCCTTCATCTTTCCAAAATTATTTTTATGAGGAAGGTAAAGTACAAGGTGATGGAAATGTCGATGCTCATATAGTCTCAACTGATGATGCTTCGGATGTACAAGTAGTACCATTCCAAACTGAATATGTAGTATCTAAAGATGTACCGGTTGGTCAACAAGTCGTTCAAAGAGAAGGACGAAATGGTAAACACGGCACATTATATACTTCTGTAAGTTATAATAATCAATTTATAGGTCGATTTGTCAAACAAACTTATGATGAAGCCCCTGTAAATAGAATTGTAGCTATCGGTGTGGGTGCAGTTAATGATTCCAACCTTAGTGGACCATTAGCACCAATTATTGAACCACAATTATCTGGTGCTAATACTGTTAGTGGTGAAACAAGTCCCAATGCACAATTAGCTATTTATGTAGCAGGTAGAGAATATCATACTACAGCTGATAGCAATGGACGTTTCAACTTGAATTTGCCAAATTATTCTTTACAAGAAGGTGATCGCATTTCAGCTATTGCGACACTAGATGGTAAAAAAAGTAGCCCAGGTAAAACAATTGTCCCTAGAGATGGTAGAACACCTAACCTTAATACTAATGTTCAACGTGGTGTAGATAATAATAGAAAACCAGGAAGCTGGGTAACGATTACTAATGCGACTACTGGTCAACAAATTAGCCGTTTCTTTGTGCCAGATGGTTTACCGGGTCAAGATGGTCGTTCAATAACAATAACTGATGAACACTTAGATCCATCTACTGGAGAACGCGTCATTATATTTAGCGATGGTAGAACTATACGTATTCCTAAAGGCGAAAAAGGCGACAAGGGTGATAAAGGTGATCGTGGTCAAACTGGTGCAACAGGAGCTCGTGGTCCACAAGGAGCAGCAGGCCACTCAATTACAATTACTAGTACGACTGTAGATTCAGACGGTAATACTATCGTACATTTCAGTGATCGTACTACGCTTAAAATACCTAAAGGACCTAAAGGCGATAAAGGCGATCGCGGTCAAACTGGAGCACGAGGACCACAAGGCCCTGCAGGTCAATCAATAACAATTACAAACATATCTAAAGATAATGATGGAAATACTACTGTTGAATTTAGTGATCATTCTTCAATGATCATTCCAGCTGGTGTTCGAGGTCAAGATGGTACATCAATTGGTATCAAAACGATTTCAACACAAACTAATGGAGATACAGTCGTAACCTTTACAGATGGTAAGACTATGACAATTCCAAAAGGTGCAAAAGGGGATAAAGGTGATCGTGGACAAGCTGGTGCACGTGGAGCTGATGGTCATTCAATTACTATTACTAGTAATACCGTAGAAGCAAATGGTGACCGTAGAATTGTATTTTCTGATCATACTACTCTAG encodes:
- the srtA gene encoding class A sortase SrtA yields the protein MKNWTSHLMTIIGIILILVAAYLFAKPHIDNYLHEKDNDNKIEQYDNNDKKEATQKETPTIPKDKSKMAGYITIPDAEIKEPVYPGPATPEQLNRGVSFAEENEKLDDQNISIAGHTFIDRPHYQFTNLKAAKKGSKVYFKVGNETRKYKMTSIRDVNPDEVKVLDEHKGETNQLTLITCDDYNEQTGIWEKRKIFVAKQIN